The segment CCACACCGGGCCAAGACCCAAAACGCTGACCTGCCACACGTACCAGTGGGCGAGTGAGTAGAAACCCAAAATCTCGTTCAGCTCATTGATCCGGGCGGTATCCCAGCGGGCCTGTTCGCCACCTTCAACACCACCGAGGAGTTGACCCACCTCGGACGGGGTAGCAAAGGTGGAGAAGATGCCCTCATCGGCGACCATTTCGAGGAAATCGCTGTACCAAACCCCGGAGTAGAACTCTTCCTTGCTGATGTCTTTGCCCTTGCTCTCGAAGAACTCGATCAGCAACTTCAGCTGCCGTTGGGTCTCCGGGTCAAAGTTAGATGGGTCGTAGGTGCGTGGATTGAACAGCAGGGACACAGAAATCTCCTCCAAGGCCTTAGAACGAGAATACGCGGAAACTAGCTGCGCCACGACACCGGATGCGGTGTGGACTTGAGCACACTTGACCTACGGCAACGTAACCTCGGCTTATGGCCACAGCCCTTGTCACCGGAGCATCTGCAGGAATTGGACTAGCTTTCGCGGAAAGACTTGCCGCCGAAGGCATGGATCTCGTCCTCGTATCACGCAAGCGTGAGACGTTAGATCAGGTGGCGACTCGTTTGAGCGCTACCCACGGAAACTCCGTTGCGGTGTTGCCAGCTGATCTCAGCGACCGCACCGCGGTCGATCGGGTCGGAGCCCGACTCGCCGAGGAAGCGCAGCCGATCGAGATTTTGGTGAACAACGCCGGCTTCGGCATCAACGACGGGTTCATCGGCGGCGACCTCGAAGCTGAACAGCAGCTGCTTGACGTCCTTGTCGCCGCACCGATGCGGCTGAGCCACGCCGCCTTGCCCGGGATGGTAAAACGCAACTCCGGCGCCGTAATCAACGTAAGCAGCATCGCTGGCTGGATGGTCAACGGCACTTACAGCGCCGCGAAAGCTTGGCTGACGACCTTCACCGAGAGCCTGTCCCGCGATCTAGTCGGGACTGGCGTGCAGGCGGTGGCGGTATGTCCTGGCCTGACCCACACCGAATTCCACGAACGAGCCGACATGCGCGTTGATCACGCCCCCGAGTGGTTGTGGCTGAACGCCGATCAAGTTGTTGAGCGAGCACTGCGGGACGCCGGTCGCGGCAAGCCGATTAGCGTCGCCGGCCGGCAGTACCGGGCTATCAGCCTGTTCACTCGATACGCGCCTCGTCCGCTGATCCGTCGGATTCGGCCCCGATAGTTCGCTCGCCGCGCACTGTGCGACTGGTTGCCCTACGTTGCAATCATGGGGCTACGAGACGCAAATATCGACAAGTTCGACGGTGGAGTCTTTGACGTCCTAATCGTGGGCGGCGGTATTAATGGCGCGGTATCAGCAGCCGCCTTGGCTAGCCGAGGTGCACGGGTGGCGCTGGTGGACCGCGGCGACTTCGCTGGCTTCACCTCCATGCATTCATCCAATCTGGTTTGGGGGGGCTTCAAGTACATGGAGAACTACGAGTTGCGGCTTGTCCGCAACTTGTGCAAGTCCCGCAATCACCTGATTCGCTCCTATCCAGCCAATCTGCGAGAGATCCGCTTCCTAGCCGCCTTGGACAATAACTCGCCCTACCCCGCATGGTTCGCCGGGCTGGGAGCTACCGCCTACTGGGTCATTGGCAGCGGTTTTACGAAACCGCCGGCGGTACTGAGCACCGATAAGATTCACCATCGCGAGCCGGTTATTCGCACGGATAACATCTTGGGCGGCATTGAGTACTCAGACGCCTACATCGTCGACAACGACTCCAGATTTGTCTTCGGATTCATCCGGTCGGCACTCAACTCCGGTGCCATCTGCGCCAACTACGTGGAGTTGCAGCAAGCCCAACAGCGCAATGGCATGTGGCATGCCCAACTACGCGACACTGATGGCGACCGAGAGTTCCAGGTACAGGCCAAAACCGTCATCAATGCCGCCGGCCCGTTTGTCGACGAGATCAATCAACGGCACGGCATCAGCAGCAGACACAAGATCGTCTTTTCAAAAGGCATCCACCTGATCGTGCCGCGGCTAGCCGAAAACGAGCGTGTGCTGGCCTTTTTTGATGACACTCAGCGACTGTTCTACGTGATCCCGATGGGCCCATGTTCGGTGATCGGAACCACCGATGACCGCGTCGACGATCCGGTGACACACGTGACCAAGGAGGACCGCGACTTCCTGCTCGGACAAATCAACGCAAGGCTGGCACTTGCTGCACCGTTGACGCCCAATGACATTATCTCAGCCCGCTGCGGCGTGCGACCACTAGTGGTGACTGCCGATGACGATTCTTCTGATGAGGTGGATTGGACATCGCTATCTCGCAAGCACGCGATGGAAACTGATCAGGCCCACAACTGGGTGAGTATTTTCGGCGGCAAGCTGACCGACTGCGTCAACGTGGGTCATGAGGTGTGTGATGAAATCGCTAGCCTGGGCATCCAACTGAGCAAGGACCGTAAATCTTGGTACGGCGAACCACCGAAGGCGACTCGGACTGAGTTCTTCCGTCAGGCGCGGCTCATGGGTTTGGATCGGGTGCGCAAGGGACGGCTCTACGAGACGTTGGCCACCCGACTGTGGCG is part of the Actinomycetes bacterium genome and harbors:
- a CDS encoding SDR family NAD(P)-dependent oxidoreductase, coding for MATALVTGASAGIGLAFAERLAAEGMDLVLVSRKRETLDQVATRLSATHGNSVAVLPADLSDRTAVDRVGARLAEEAQPIEILVNNAGFGINDGFIGGDLEAEQQLLDVLVAAPMRLSHAALPGMVKRNSGAVINVSSIAGWMVNGTYSAAKAWLTTFTESLSRDLVGTGVQAVAVCPGLTHTEFHERADMRVDHAPEWLWLNADQVVERALRDAGRGKPISVAGRQYRAISLFTRYAPRPLIRRIRPR
- a CDS encoding glycerol-3-phosphate dehydrogenase/oxidase, translated to MGLRDANIDKFDGGVFDVLIVGGGINGAVSAAALASRGARVALVDRGDFAGFTSMHSSNLVWGGFKYMENYELRLVRNLCKSRNHLIRSYPANLREIRFLAALDNNSPYPAWFAGLGATAYWVIGSGFTKPPAVLSTDKIHHREPVIRTDNILGGIEYSDAYIVDNDSRFVFGFIRSALNSGAICANYVELQQAQQRNGMWHAQLRDTDGDREFQVQAKTVINAAGPFVDEINQRHGISSRHKIVFSKGIHLIVPRLAENERVLAFFDDTQRLFYVIPMGPCSVIGTTDDRVDDPVTHVTKEDRDFLLGQINARLALAAPLTPNDIISARCGVRPLVVTADDDSSDEVDWTSLSRKHAMETDQAHNWVSIFGGKLTDCVNVGHEVCDEIASLGIQLSKDRKSWYGEPPKATRTEFFRQARLMGLDRVRKGRLYETLATRLWRRYGLRAFAMLEAIRDDPTMADDVIEGADYVRVELYYAAKTEMITKLDDFMRRRSKIALVIGNDQVEDAEGIHEACELLFGSEAKRRYDEYFTEERRAELAELRAP